In a single window of the Rhodothermales bacterium genome:
- a CDS encoding sodium:solute symporter family protein, whose product MTIQDWTWITVGLSFSMYLYIGYRSRVANTEGFYVAGKGVSAIANGAATAADWMSAASFISMAGLISFMGYDGAVYLLGWTGGYVLLALLLAPYLRKFGQYTVPDFVATRYYSSGARLVAAIAAIFVSLTYVAGQMSGVGVAFSRFLSVDFEVGVMIGMAIVAFFAILGGMKGITYTQVAQYCVLIFAYTIPAIAIGILLTNNPIPQLAMGEILPKLDAIQRDLGLTAYSNPFSTFSKLNVFCVALCLMAGTAGLPHVIVRFYTVTSVKAARWSAFWALLFIGILYTTAPAVAIFAKYYILNQFSEVGAGMDQIEWVKNWAATGLITFPEGGPTDAASLLGSINRDIIVLATPEIASLPPFIVALVAAGGLAAALSTASGLLLVISSSLAHDIYGTMLRPNATDAQQLRVGRAMILVAVIMAGILGIYPLGFVAEVVAFAFGLAAASFFPVIVLGIFWKRANKQGAIAGMSAGLLFTFVMIGLMRAQNVIPGMDAPIIESFLGINAQGIGVVGMLINFALMIGVSLATPPPPAEVQQMIEQIRYPRQLTDAEVRE is encoded by the coding sequence ATGACCATCCAGGACTGGACGTGGATCACCGTCGGGCTTTCGTTTTCGATGTACTTGTACATCGGGTACCGGAGCCGGGTGGCGAACACGGAAGGGTTTTATGTCGCCGGCAAGGGCGTGTCGGCCATTGCAAACGGCGCGGCGACGGCGGCCGACTGGATGAGCGCGGCGTCGTTTATTTCGATGGCCGGCCTCATCTCGTTCATGGGGTACGACGGCGCGGTTTACCTCCTCGGCTGGACCGGTGGCTACGTGCTCCTGGCCCTCCTGCTCGCTCCGTATCTGCGGAAGTTCGGGCAATACACCGTGCCGGATTTCGTCGCGACGCGGTATTACTCTTCTGGAGCACGCCTCGTGGCGGCCATCGCGGCGATCTTTGTATCGCTGACGTATGTAGCCGGCCAGATGTCGGGCGTGGGGGTGGCGTTTAGCCGGTTCCTGAGCGTCGACTTCGAGGTGGGGGTGATGATTGGGATGGCCATCGTGGCGTTTTTTGCAATTTTAGGCGGGATGAAAGGGATCACCTACACCCAGGTCGCCCAGTACTGCGTCCTCATCTTTGCCTACACGATCCCCGCGATCGCCATCGGCATCCTGCTGACGAACAACCCCATTCCGCAACTTGCTATGGGCGAGATCCTGCCCAAGCTCGACGCCATCCAGCGGGATCTGGGGCTTACGGCATACAGCAACCCGTTTTCGACCTTTTCGAAGCTCAATGTCTTCTGCGTGGCGTTGTGCCTCATGGCAGGTACGGCCGGCCTGCCGCACGTCATCGTCCGGTTTTATACCGTCACCTCCGTCAAGGCCGCCCGATGGTCGGCCTTCTGGGCGTTGCTGTTCATCGGCATCCTGTACACGACGGCCCCGGCGGTGGCCATTTTCGCCAAGTACTACATCCTGAACCAGTTCAGCGAAGTCGGCGCCGGCATGGACCAGATCGAGTGGGTGAAGAACTGGGCGGCGACAGGTCTCATCACGTTTCCCGAGGGCGGGCCGACGGATGCGGCGTCGCTGCTGGGGTCAATCAATCGGGATATTATCGTGCTCGCCACCCCCGAAATTGCGAGCCTACCGCCGTTCATCGTGGCGCTGGTGGCGGCCGGCGGACTCGCCGCGGCGCTGTCGACGGCGTCCGGGCTATTGCTGGTTATCTCCTCGTCGCTCGCACATGACATCTACGGTACGATGCTACGGCCCAACGCCACAGACGCCCAGCAACTGCGCGTCGGCCGCGCCATGATCCTCGTGGCGGTGATCATGGCCGGCATCCTGGGCATCTACCCGCTGGGGTTCGTGGCGGAGGTGGTGGCGTTTGCGTTCGGACTCGCCGCCGCGTCGTTTTTCCCGGTCATCGTGCTCGGGATTTTCTGGAAGCGGGCGAACAAGCAGGGCGCCATCGCCGGCATGAGCGCCGGGCTGCTCTTTACGTTCGTGATGATCGGCCTCATGCGCGCCCAGAACGTGATTCCGGGGATGGATGCGCCTATCATCGAGTCGTTCCTGGGAATCAACGCTCAGGGCATCGGCGTAGTGGGGATGCTGATCAACTTCGCCTTGATGATCGGCGTCTCCCTGGCGACCCCACCACCGCCGGCGGAGGTTCA
- a CDS encoding DUF4212 domain-containing protein, translated as MTRQTYWRRQLRRTVVLLFIWAFVGFGMSILFVEELNTVSIIGIPFGFWMAQQGSILVFIVLIFAYAYLSGKADEEAGVAE; from the coding sequence ATGACCAGACAAACCTACTGGCGCCGGCAGCTCCGGCGGACCGTCGTACTGCTGTTCATCTGGGCCTTTGTGGGCTTTGGGATGAGCATCCTGTTCGTCGAAGAACTCAATACGGTGTCGATCATCGGCATCCCCTTTGGCTTCTGGATGGCCCAGCAAGGGTCCATCCTGGTATTCATAGTCCTCATTTTTGCCTACGCCTACCTCAGCGGCAAAGCCGATGAGGAGGCGGGGGTGGCTGAATAG